The genomic segment ATGTTACCCTGTTCATTTATTGTGATGATCTATTCTGTAATGTGATGAGATTACAAGGAGAACATTGAAAGTAATTAGATTCCAATGACAGTGAATGTGgatctcaattttaaaattactgtctatataaggaaagaaaatacagcTCTCTCAGCCATTCACTCACTCTCTCATCTCCTTTATTTCCGTTTTGGTATTTTAGTTTGAAGCAGTATTTCTAGGCCAGGTTATGTAGCCAAAAGCTAACTTTGaacttcccaggtgctggaactcatatatatatgtgtgtgtgtatatatatgtatgtacatacatacatatatacacatatacatatatacatatatacatacatatatacatacatatatacacatacatatataatttatttacatttcaaatgttttcccctttgtaggtctccccttcagaaacccctgTCCCATCTCCCCtactcctgcctctatgaggatactcctccacccacccagcccctctcatcttcctgccctgacattcccctacaatggggtattgaacaccctcaggcccaagggcctctcctcccactgatgttcaagaaaaccatttctctccctctcactttcACTGTAccacttcctcttttcctccttccctttctctgtccctttttcTAAACCCTCTTCCTTCCTTACATCTCTCCAAACCTGATTGTTACATTTCTTTAGAACTGGATCTATTTATTTCTACCCTTGTCTTGTACTTCCAGAGCTGTGAAAATGGTCTATTGTTCAAGTGATACTCCAGTCTCCATCATTTATTACATTTTGCAGTCTTAAACTATTTGATCTCTCAATTCTTACTCACTCTGTAGGGAACTTACTTGCCTTATCCAGAAGCTCCATTAGTGAATCTTCCAGATGGAATGAAAATTATCAACTACTGTTGTTAGGAACTGTTGTTTCCTAAAATACCTCAACTACCTTGCTTGTGAAATGTTTTGTGGCTTTTCTTGGGTAGAGCTAAACAAATATCTATAAACTTCAATCTACAATATACTGAAATCATTCCACTCAAGTCTGACTTAGTGGACCAATAAATTTATTAGGGATACTTACAGAAGTATATGTGAGAGGTTAGGTAAAATATCAGAGGTGAATCAAGGGCAGATGCAAACTGAAAAGCCTACCCAAGCCTGAGTAATGACTGCTTAAATACGCAAGTCAGGAGTTCCCTCCACTACTCCCTATCTGCTCAGCTGGCAGGATTGTCTCCTCCATCAACTGCTGTAGTTGCTTATCTAACTGTGGGTAAGGACCTTGTATACCTGACTTCAGTTTTCTAGACACATGCAAATTTTGTTACTGATTTGTATGAGGCTTCATTCTTCATGGAAGAAGTATTTCATCTTGAAAGAAATTgcagcacacataaacacacatgcacacacacacacacacacacacacactacccagCCTATACTATGGTACCTGtatgtatatgaaaatccattttttaaaaagaggccagGAATTTTAGAGGCTGGGTGAATCAGTGGGGGCAGaacaaggaaagggaagaggagaaatgaTACAAATATATCATAGTAAAAAAGTTagttttatttatagaaaatgatACCTAATTTGGGGGTAGGCTATTTTTTCTTCACCAGGTGTGAGGAGCTAAGCTTCTGCTATGTTTCAAGGTTtgacaataataatttaaagcCCTTTTTATCCAAATTAAGCTTTGGGTTTGCAGATATAACCAGGAAATGTAGTTCTTGTCCTTAAAGTTTGACAAAGTACATTCTAAGAAACCTAGTTTAAatgcactttaaaaagaaaatttggcaCTAAGTAACTAATTTGGCATTCTAAGTTACAGAGGATTGTTTTCTAGGAAATTCTTCTCAAAGGATTATTATTCATGTTTCTCAGTAtgctctccaggaatccttcaTGCTACCAGACTACATCAGGACCACTGAGGCATTCAGTCTGAAGTAGTGAGCAGATGCTGGGTTCTCANNNNNNNNNNNNNNNNNNNNNNNNNNNNNNNNNNNNNNNNNNNNNNNNNNNNNNNNNNNNNNNNNNNNNNNNNNNNNNNNNNNNNNNNNNNNNNNNNNNNNNNNNNNNNNNNNNNNNNNNNNNNNNNNNNNNNNNNNNNNNNNNNNNNNNNNNNNNNNNNNNNNNNNNNNNNNNNNNNNNNNNNNNNNNNNNNNNNNNNNNNNNNNNNNNNNNNNNNNNNNNNNNNNNNNNNNNNNNNNNNNNNNNNNNNNNNNNNNNNNNNNNNNNNNNNNNNNNNNNNNNNNNNNNNNNNNNNNNNNNNNNNNNNNNNNNNNNNNNNNNNNNNNNNNNNNNNNNNNNNNNNNNNNNNNNNNNNNNNNNNNNNNNNNNNNNNNNNNNNNNNNNNNNNNNNNNNNNNNNNNNNNNNNNNNNNNNNNNNNNNNNNNNNNNNNNNNNNNNNNNNNNNNNNNNNNNNNNNNNNNNNNNNNNNNNNNNNNNNNNNNNNNNNNNNNNNNNNNNNNNNNNNNNNNNNNNNNNNNNNNNNNNNNNNNNNNNNNNNNNNNNNNNNNNNNNNNNNNNNNNNNNNNNNNNNNNNNNNNNNNNNNNNNNNNNNNNNNNNNNNNNNNNNNNNNNNNNNNNNNNNNNNNNNNNNNNNNNNNNNNNNNNNNNNNNNNNNNNNNNNNNNNNNNNNNNNNNNNNNNNNNNNNNNNNNNNNNNNNNNNNNNNNNNNNNNNNNNNNNNNNNNNNNNNNNNNNNNNNNNNNNNNNNNNNNNNNNNNNNNNNNNNNNNATATGAGGCTAAATTTATCAGTTCATTTTCCTATGGAGTTTGATAAGGTAATAAAACCAAGTTTAATTTATTAGTATATTTTCTTAACATAATTTAGTAAGGTAATGAAACCAAGTTTATTTCTATTATAATTGTGAATTAAAGACAAAACCAAGAATGACATGGATGAACTGACCACTTTACTTTGTTTTACCAATTTTAGCACATCACATTCTTTGAAATCTTTTCCCATGTCTTGTTTTACATTTACTGAGAAGAAATTTATGAAGCTTATCCAATAACCTTAAAACCCCAAATATCTTACCCTTGACAAAGAGAAATAAACGTGGCAGATATTAGATTAAGAAGCATATAGGAAACAAACTAATCTTCAGTTACAGGAATATTAACAATGTAACAAAGAAAGGTATGTATACTTTTCCCATGCATAACAAAGGGTATTGTCTTAGTGTATTCCCACCTACTCATAAATGCCCCACTACTCAGAAGACTGTCTGGCTGTTCTTGAGCACAGTGACAGCTATCACCAAGGGCTAGCTAAATGTGGGAAGAGCTGCTAGGTTGGGCGTGGGAGGGAATCCTTGCAGCATGGAATCTAGCAGCCTCATCTCCCCTTGCTGCTCTCTCAGCCTGGTTACTTCGAGCCTCCTCATACTGTTGAGGATAGTAAGTAGGAATGGCACTTttgattttacttaaaatttccaGGACTTTCCTGGAAGTAGATTCCTCATGGGCTCTGGGACCCCATAGGAATTCATAGGTTGGGGGATCACTGCCAGGAACCTGGCGGTACTCCACATAATTTTGCTCAACTAGCTCTTTGGTGATGAAATTCCGGGGCTCCCCAAAGATTAGGTGCCTCCTCCCAGGATATATCCCCTGCATGTGGAGAAACTGCCAGACCTCTTCCTCAGTGGCACGGTTGCCCTTCACGAAAATCATACCCAGGAGGGTCAGGATGAGACCTGTCTTAGGCAATTCTCTCCTGCCACCCACATTTGCCCCAGGGAGGGTGGGTAACTTATTAACAAGGACATAGGAGTGAGTAGCAGGGTTGTCAACCTTCAACTCCAGACCATAGACCAGTTCTAGCTGATAAGTGGCTTTCTCCAGGATCCTGGGGANNNNNNNNNNNNNNNNNNNNNNNNNNNNNNNNNNNNNNNNNNNNNNNNNNNNNNNNNNNNNNNNNNNNNNNNNNNNNNNNNNNNNNNNNNNNNNNNNNNNNNNNNNNNNNNNNNNNNNNNNNNNNNNNNNNNNNNNNNNNNNNNNNNNNNNNNNNNNNNNNNNNNNNNNNNNNNNNNNNNNNNNNNNNNNNNNNNNNNNNNNNNNNNNNNNNNNNNNNNNNNNNNNNNNNNNNNNNNNNNNNNNNNNNNNNNNNNNNNNNNNNNNNNNNNNNNNNNNNNNNNNNNNNNNNNNNNNNNNNNNNNNNNNNNNNNNNNNNNNNNNNNNNNNNNNNNNNNNNNNNNNNNNNNNNNNNNNNNNNNNNNNNNNNNNNNNNNNNNNNNNNNNNNNNNNNNNNNNNNNNNNNNNNNNNNNNNNNNNNNNNNNNNNNNNNNNNNNNNNNNNNNNNNNNNNNNNNNNNNNNNNNNNNNNNNNNNNNNNNNNNNNNNNNNNNNNNNNNNNNNNNNNNNNNNNNNNNNNNNNNNNNNNNNNNNNNNNNNNNNNNNNNNNNNNNNNNNNNNNNNNNNNNNNNNNNNNNNNNNNNNNNNNNNNNNNNNNNNNNNNNNNNNNNNNNNNNNNNNNNNNNNNNNNNNNNNNNNNNNNNNNNNNNNNNNNNNNNNNNNNNNNNNNNNNNNNNNNNNNNNNNNNNNNNNNNNNNNNNNNNNNNNNNNNNNNNNNNNNNNNNNNNNNNNNNNNNNNNNNNNNNNNNNNNNNNNNNNNNNNNNNNNNNNNNNNNNNNNNNNNNNNNNNNNNNNNNNNNNNNNNNNNNNNNNNNNNNNNNNNNNNNNNNNNNNNNNNNNNNNNNNNNNNNNNNNNNNNNNNNNNNNNNNNNNNNNNNNNNTTTCCTTCACAGAAATGATTTCCATTAATTTCCCACCTCTTCTTTTTCAAAGGACAAGGCATAATATTAGGCTCGCCTGACCCTTGATATAACCTATGCTGCATTGGAGAACAATTTCGTGTATTTAGCAATTCACACTGTGTGGAGTCTTCAATTTTCACAATTCACCTCCTCTTAAACTCACTGTGAACCCCCAAACCTCTAATCGAGACCTTTACACGCTAGGAAGAATGAGGAACATTAATGACAGTTGGGCCTAACTGTCACATCCAAGGGTTCCGAGGAACATGGCAGTGACCAGGCCATCGCTGGGACAGGGTAGGTTATGAATTGAGGAATGTATAATAGGATGTTGTAGTTTTTAATCGAGTCATCATCCAGGAAAGATTCTTACCAGAGTAAAGGCCACGGTTCTCGGCTCAAAGCCTAATCTGGCAGGTTGATCCGTCCTCAAAGAGGAAGTTATGATCATCCACTTCCGCTCCCCCCgcgcctccccccccccagaagcATGTCTCGCGAGGTCTGGTCATCTAAATGGAACCCCATGGGGGTGGGGCCCAACTAATCCAtcttatattgttgttgttgttgttttactgaGGGAGGGGAATTCCCAGAGAACacacaaaaattacttttcttgaCTTTGAATGGAACTAAGATTTCACCCTTTTAATGTGGGCCCAAGGGTTTCATGCAAAAGATCAAATTCTTATCAAGGTCATGAGTATGAAGTAGATGAAGTGATTCTTAGTCTAGCATGGATGCCCAAGTCTCCAGTATaaagtaaacataataaatagCTCAATCTGTGTATTTGTAAACCTGGTTCATGACTGCATTGCCCTCTCACTTTTCACCTCCCCCCTCACCTCCTCTACATTTCNNNNNNNNNNTCTCTGTGTATAACTCAgactgtcatggaactcattGTCTTGGGTCTCAGAGTTGCTAAAAAGTCACTATCCTCTTACCTGTGTCCTCAGTAGAagtattatttgtatatatcacCATCCCTGGCATCTctcattttccttatgaataatttgtcattttatttggAGGTTGGAACCAAGTATTTCTGTATAGTATACACTGTCTTACAAATTCCTATGTAGCCTAAAGTATACTTAAAATGACAAGTCACTTGCCTTTGCATGTCCTGTGATGGGATGAGAAGTATAAATCACCACATTTGAATCTCATTAACTTTCTGATATTTACTGCAGTAGCTGGACATTTTACATTTCTGCTTAATGTAGATGAGTATATTTTTCCTTGTATTCTCACtaaaattgctttcttttctttctttctttttaaatccatGACATAGCAATAAATCATTTATTGTATTGAAAATAGAATCTTTTGGATTTGCCATTTTCACTATAATGAGAGGAAGTCGCAATGTCATAATGATTTGTTTCCCTAATGGATAAAGGTGTTCTTGGTTTTTCATCCATTTATTGGCTGTGTGTACTTCATTTGAAATGATTCCTTTTATTTGCCaatttattgaatatattatttatattttgctatgtttctttttcaattctttCTATATTATCTGTATTAAATTCTGGATTATAAACAACTGGCAAAGATTCGATGTACTTTTCCATCTGGAAGTTTGTTCTTTGGCTATGCAGCACTTTCACTTTCTATGTTTTTCCCTTATGGCAGATTGTGGCAATATGGACACAGCCTTTGAGTCCaagtatttataaatttattaactGTATATACCTTGAACTTTTTTCCATAAATTTCCCTCTAGAAGTTTTAAGATTTCATTCTTACACTcatttctttgttccattttccACAGAATATGAAATGAAGATGTGGCTTTagtcttttatcttttattcttttctctaaaTCAATACCCAGATATCccagcaatatttttaaaataggttgtgtagttttttattattatctttgtttttagCACATCCTTGAAAAACAAATGTGGcataagttgtttttttaaatgacactACTAAATTGTTACCACTAccattacttttctttatttttttatagaaaagcCAGCTGATATTTATTAAACTTACTTTCTCCAGCTATGTTTTCGCATTATTCAAAGCATCATACTGATACAGTAGAGTTAAAAAAGAGTTTTACAAATTGAAATGTGATATCCTTGTCTCCAAATATTTTAATTGCCataaatttgtataaaaatatatattaaacacatGTTTGACACTCTAAACTTTCTATAATCTCAATACctcaaaatacatataatatactataAAGGTATGGAAAATCTAGTTAGTATAAAATAATTTGCTCACCAATAACAGCGTATTATGTGAAATGCACATACTGACTTAGAAATCCTAGCTTTTGAGCCCCTAAGTACCTCTGAAATTTAATGTATTgcaacaaataaaaatcacagtatATAATTGAAATTTTGGTTTAAAgtggttttctttattgttaccTTTTTAATTGATATTCTTGCTGAATGTGACTACATATTGTGGTGTTTCCTCTCACTGTCAGTAATAGTGTTTACATCAAATAGCTGATAATTCCACACTCTGTACTGTATATGTCTCACGGTTTTCTCCTAATATATTCACTGTatactttataaaatagaaattaagttATTACTATGAATTAGCTTTTAGGATTTTTTCCAAAGGCTTCTATCTCTAAACATGATTACATTTGTTTTCAAGTTCATGATAACAAAGCTTTCCAATAAGTGATACCTGCTgtgatattctttctttccttggacactaatattttttcttgtaaaatgtttttattgtttatgagtatttttctacatgtatatatgtgtaccatgtgtgtgcctagtgcctcTGGAGTTCATAAATGTCATTGATTACTCTGTGAGTTGCAATatagatgctggaaactgaatctgggtcctccaCAAAAGCAGCAAAAGTCACTGAGTTttccattaaattttatttatatgtgtatgtgtgcatgtgttctgcATAGTATGTGTTTAGGGTatttgaggaggccagaagagggtattggtgTCCCCCAGAAGCTACAGTTACATGTGATTGTACTCTTATTTTTCAATTGGGTACTGCTACATTACATATGATATGAAtttctatataatattttatctctGTAAGAAGGTGTCAAGTGATTTTTGAAAGTTTCTTCTATGGTTTGACAATTATAAATTTGCATGTATGCTTTGTGTGGACATAGTTTTCAAGTTACCCATGAGACTATCAAGGAATTTAATTGCTGAATAATatgacaatatttaattttattagaccCTGGTAAAACATTGGCCAAAGAAGCTGTACAATTTTGAATCTCTATAGATTCTAAATTATggcattcttttttatattttattttcttagggtTTTAGAGTTCATTAATTTTAATAGGTGTTTGGTGGTATCTCATTGTTTTAAGCAATAAGCCTCTAATGATACATTGCAAAAACAATATCATCTCATGTGCTTATTTGTATAGAACATATATCATTCTTCTTTACGAGTTAATAGGATTAATAATTGAACCATAGTAGTgctattgtttaaatttatttcctaTAGAGCTATTGGGATGTTCTATATGCCAATATAATCACCTAGGTGTCTTTTAACAAATGATATTAGTTTCTTCAATCTGTGTTATGGAATTCTGGAGATATAaaatttttcttagtattttataataatcattattataCTTTCATTCCCTGTAGAATCATCATTTTTAAGTGGAAGTTTTCCTTATTATTGATACTCTTGTAcatctatataataaaatattgtcaTATCTTCTCACCTATTTCTCTGATTCAGTTTTCCACATCTCTCTCCCAACTAATCTCCTCCCAATCAATCTCCTTATTAACAAATCTCCTTCCCAACAACgttccctcccaacttcatgatTTAGttcttttaaacttcattttataggCCATTAAATATAGttagtgttttatttatgtgaataggTATGAGAGCATGCACTGGAACATGAGAAACCTACTAGTGACTACACCCTCAAAAATACTGATGTTCCTTCCTCCACTGTCAACTGTCAATATCCTCTAGATAAGAGGCACGGCCTAAAGAGTGCTTCCTATACCTATGTTGGAATTTTGTCAGGCTTGATCTTATGCAGATACTGTACAGATAACCATAACTGCTGTAAGTTCAAATTGAGATACCCGTCTCATGTCCATAAGACAGTACTTCACAGCACTCTTCCCCATCATCCAGCATTTTGAATCTTTCTGACTTCCTTTTCATTATGTTTCCTGACTCTTGGTGTGGGGTTGATTAAGCTGTCATATTCAGGGATGAGTACTCTGTGTTTTACCCTTAGCACTTCGTCCAGTTGTGTGTCTGTACAGTGACTGTTCTGTACTGCAACAAGAACCTTCTCTGAAGAAGTTTGAAAGCTGCCCAGTATATGAGTGTAAATGCTACTTTTACttacctgatgtaattgtcatcttcaaggcttactgctgaatgaACTCACTCCTTCTAGTTTGTGGACTATGCAACTAGATataagaactggtaaggttgagcaggCTCAAACCCTGGGGAAATTCAGAATTGAGAAAGCCAGGCTTGGGGCAGCTCCCTGCCAAGCTCTATTTGTTCTGGATCATGTAACCAGTACACTCTGGTAAAATGACTGTTTGATTAATTAGCCAGGGTGAGTTTGAGGATATCAAGGATAGAGAGTTAAAGTAGTCTCAAATTTTATAaagtatatgtaaatgtaaagatttataaaaatattaataaatgtaaagatttataaaaatattaataatgttcAAAGCATGGATATGGAAGGAATATAGAATCTGTAGAAAATAAGCAAATGGTAGGTGAGATTATTTTATAGGAGAAAGGCTTGTATATAATCAAGAAATAGTATTAGGAGAGTACATGAGGCTATGAAATTGCTAGAATAGGAAACaaagattagagaattaaaagcTATCTACTTTActtgcatacattttaaaaatttgtaaaaaaaatttgGGGgtgggtttcgagacagggtttctctgtgtagccctggttgtcctggaactcactctatagaccaggctggccttgaactcagaaatctgcctgcctctgcctcccaagtgctgggattaaagacatgc from the Mastomys coucha isolate ucsf_1 chromosome X, UCSF_Mcou_1, whole genome shotgun sequence genome contains:
- the LOC116087902 gene encoding melanoma-associated antigen B1-like; amino-acid sequence: RILEKATYQLELVYGLELKVDNPATHSYVLVNKLPTLPGANVGGRRELPKTGLILTLLGMIFVKGNRATEEEVWQFLHMQGIYPGRRHLIFGEPRNFITKELVEQNYVEYRQVPGSDPPTYEFLWGPRAHEESTSRKVLEILSKIKSAIPTYYPQQYEEARSNQAERAARGDEAARFHAARIPSHAQPSSSSHI